GCTGAAACATAATATGTAAACCTAGCAATATCTGAGCAGATCATTGTTTGGCATGGTGACATTTCTGAATGTTACTTGTACAATGTAAACTCTGGCAGGGTTATAATTTACACTGGCAAAGCATTAAGAACCTTAGCAACTTGCCTAAGTACAATTACTAATATAAAAAGATGTGGTTCAAACTGTAGCTACAGAGTTGATTGGTCTTTCCAACTGttaaaacaatttaagaaatgatgcaattttttcctttgtgtcctCTCTTCTTCTTTGATTTGGTTGTCCTTTGTCCAAACTGAGAACTAGATAACGCAGTAGTTGGACCAGAAAGGTCATCTGTATAGTATGGATATCTCAGTGATCGTGGCTGTGGAATTGGCTGTCCTAGAAAATACCCTTCCTCTTCAGAATCAGATGATGAAGATGAAGTTGAACACCAGGAATCATCTTCCTCACCATACAATCCAAAAAATTTATCAGCCACCTGATTCCGCAGTGCATAATCAGACCTAGTATGGGCATATTGTCCATACAGCTCTGCATTTTGAATATATGCCCGAATCTCACGTGAGCTTCTATTCTGAATAAATTTTTCATGATCCTGAGGGGAGTAATAACGAAACCTCTCTCTTGGAGAACATCTTCTTTCTGCGGCCAAGTTAAGTGCATTATCTGAACGAGACTTCCTACTTCTTCTACGATGATGAGATGGCCGATTTCCACGCTCTTCAAAATGGTAAACACGCCTACGAGTCCTTTCACTCATTGGAGGCTGACGGATTTCAACATTCTCGTAACTTCCATTATCAATAACATCATCTGAGAACTTCACTTGCTGTGGTCTAGACTGGGACTTAGATCTTCTCAGCACAGGCATATGCACTGGCTTTTCCTCCGGCAAGACCTTCTCCTGACACAACTCTGAGCTCAGACTCTTCAAGGACTCTGTGCTCCGGTGGAGCATTGAAGAATTCAGAGTTCCCATATTGCTCATTTTCTCACAGTCCTCTACCTCCAGTTCTTGGAAAGTTTGCAAAGAGTAGAGAGATGGCCGTGGCTTGCCTTCTCCATCCATCGAAGCCCCTGTGAGAAAGGAGGCGAAGGAAAATGAGAGGACTATCGGAGAGATAAGTGTTGtaacaaaatattaaacattttttttcagtaaagcaGAACTTATTAGTGTTTTTTTGGAACTACTGCCAAAAGGACTAGCTTCATAGAAGAATAAGCTTTGTTTGacttaaaacatttaagtatTAGCTCTGATTACCAGAGAATTAGCTAACAATAGGACATCAAGAGCTCAAGAAGTTTAATgagtttaaaacttttaaacagCTCCAACATGCATACAGCTAAGcctctaagaaaaaaagagttagtTAAGATTATTCTGCAGTCCATGCTTGCCActtttaaagctaaaatatttcatgtttccaCTGTTGCTACATTCAACATTCCAGCTGTTGCTACAGGAAAACCAGGCTTACTGCCTCACAAAGAAGGACCCTTACCCTCCAAAAATCAGCAGCAGTAAGCTGGCCTGGTTTGTGTCCAATGACCCTTCGTTCCCACAACAACAGCGTCATCTGCCCTGTGACGTTCCCAGGTGCAATACCTCTAGTTCCTCTTCCTCCCGTGCCCCCTGAACCAAGCTCCCCTCCTCAGTTCCTTCATTACTGCTTGGGCAATGCACCATGTGGTTGGGCCTGAGCTACATGAGTAGCTACGATAATTCAGattacagaaggaaaggaatggaGAAGAGGATAGGACAATACACacaaattctctctctctctcctctctctcttgcaTATCTGACTTTTATCCCTGTGGCTAATTTCAATCATGTCTGACAAGGAGGTTCACAAAAGTGGATTATCAGTTTCTCTTTAGTCAATGGAGAAAGATAATCTCATAAACCTCATTTCCTAAGGCTAAGAAGGTTACCATCCTTTCAgattttctacatatttttacaAGCAAATCAGGAAATTACCTAAAGTgttttgcagattatttttaatattatccTAGTATATAATGCAACTTCTTGTACTTAaggtatggaaaaaaataaatcttgatttGCTTAAAGTGGTGGTTTGTATGTAAAAAATGCATAGTTCAAGACCATTCTTACTCTGTTTaacattacagattttttttgttataagcaaaggaaagagaaatcaaaaggaaaggagaagaatttaaatagaatttaagAAGCAGAAACGTATCTTGTGGAAGAATGTGTGCTTGATAAAAGCTATTGCCTACTTTACACGCATATCTCACTACTAAAGCTTTTTAGAAACCAGAGATATGAAGCTTTAGTCCAAAATACACCAACATGCATGCTTTGGTTGACCTCTCCATCAAAACCATTCATTTTTCCCCCATTACCTGTGATATTAGACAAAGCCAAAGAATCCATTGAGTCTCGAACACTTTGTTCTTGCTGTTTCAGGTCAGACAAACATTCAAGTGAACCTCCATACCATGGTGTTTGGTCATGTTTGTATCCTGATGCCCCATGTTCCATGTCTAGTTCCTGgattttcctgctgctggcagggcctgggtGGCTGCCGTATGCTGAGTCACCCAAGCCATCTTGTGACTGGGCCCAGTACATGTCTGATTGATACTTCTTACTTGCTAggcttggattattttttttcaagtccaACTTGCTCTTAACCATGCTATCAGAAATCCAGTGTTCGCTTGATCTAATATCTACTTCAGCAGGCTGCTGGAAGAGGCTTTTATCACCAAACTTCAGAAGAAGTTGAGTCATGTAGTCTTCATGTTCAGCCCATTCTTCAGGGTCTTCAGGCATTTCTTGCTCTACTCTTCCTTTCCAGAAGTCTTCATTAACAAAGCTTGCCTCTTCCCTTGAAAGGCTTAAGTCATCCAGCTTACGAGAGAGAGTATCATCAGCATTGCCTGAAAGGCCCGGAAATTTGTAATTGAGGGCCGGTGACAGGAGGAGAGACTGGCGGCACTGGTCGGCTGACCGGCTGCTTTTTCCCATGCGAACACTCCTCCTGGAATCTCTGGATCGAGCAGACTGAAATGCAGAATCAGAAGAGTCGGAGGCATGAACATCCTCTCCCAAGCTGCAGGTTTTGGAACAGTAAATCTGCCCTTGCTTTGGGAGGAAAGGGCAGCCAAGCAAAGAGGTCTTGCACTGGgcacaagaaaagcaagtctCTGTAGCGTGCCAGTGCTGTCCGTCATAGGTCATCTGAGCATGGTCAACACCTGGAATGGGAGAAAAGGCAATGCTTTGGGTTTCTCTAAAAATTTCACTTGCACAATCCACACTTCTGGaatgtgaaattatttcataactTGGCTCTCCCCTAATTACTAAGTTTAATGCTTAAAAAGGACATACTTACCAATGTGTTCCCCACAGGTCTCACAGTATTCTGCATAAAGAGATTCAAAACAATTACAGCAGAATGGTCGCCCATCCTTCATGATGTATCTCTGTCCACCCAGGATTGTTTCACACTCAAGGCAACAGAAGTGCTTCATGTGCCAGTGGCGACCTTCAGCTTCCGTACACTCATCagcaaaaattatcttttcagagATAAAAAGTAAACTTTTAGTTAAAGCAGCCAAAAGCTCACCTTGCGACTCAGAACAAGCAAAACATCCTCTTTGTGCAGTTCACatactaaatttattttttatttagctgCCTTTTGAATACAAAAATAGAGACAATAATCTCCCATAGCAACTGCAGCATTCtaatctttctttaaagaggaaagaattaagaaaaaacatactttttaaagcaaaacactaAACAAGAACATAAAAACTCAACAATTAAAGAAGCTGCTATCAGGATGatattttggaatatttgtACAGATCCTTTTCTAATTCAATCTACAGGATTCATTCAATTCTAAATACAAACACAGGTATGTGCTTTCTAAATACCATCACGTTGCTTGTAATATCACCAATTTGACAAGAAATTAAACATCCCTCAGCTTTCAAATACACCTATGCACCAGAGTCCTTACTTCTTAAATGAATGCATGTGAAGTTAGTAATTGCCCAAGTGAGTGATGCAGTTTGTTAACTCAACAACAGCAGCTATGTAGATTGGCTGTAAAATGTGAATTATTTACCTCATCACAGGCTGAACATCGAGGTTTGAGAAGTTCAGCATGGTGTCTGCCACAGTGAATTTTCCCATCTTGGTAGAAGTAAATAAGGTCAACGAGCAGCTCGTTACACGTGAAGCACACAAAACACGAGGGATGCCAGCACACACCAGGCCCAGCTCTCGAGGCAAAAACTGCAACTTCACCGCCATTTACTTTTGTACCACACtaggaacaaaaccagaaagtgaaCACACTTCCCATTCCAAACTAGTAAGCTTCTAGCACTTAAACTAAGTTAAAACACCAAATCCAATATGCAGGGTTTATTCCAAAATTCtgacaagagggaaaaaatattctcaatttTGGTCCAGACAAGCTCTCTGCATCAACAAAACTTTTGCGactagaattttattttacacagaataatatttttaagcgTATGCCTGTTTTGCATTTGTCATTACTTTAGTATGAATCAGCAATAGGGTTTTTTGAGTAGAAAATATATCAAAGATTCAGTGTATTCCTAATATCAAAGGTTGTGTTTTGCTTAAGCAAGCACTACTTTCTTCCTATTTACAtgcagtttcaaaaaaaattttttgtgCGTCTGTtcagacagagagagagataaacTAACAGGTAGTATTGAGATACTGTAGTTTTACATTATTCAGCCCGCTAGTTGGCTTGTGGCACCAGTAGTAGTACCTGTTCACAAACTGCATGCATCACTGCTCTTGAGAGTAGTTTAATAGTGCCTCGGCCGAGTGCCTCCTTTTTGCGCTGAGAACTGAACATCTGcagttccttcttttcttcttcacttaaAGACTGGCAATATCTCACCTTCCAGTGAAAACACAGGAgaacttattttaaatactgagcTTTTAAAGTAACAGATTAGTAAGTGCCTATATGCAAGAAATTCATCAGGCATGCTGGCAATCATCATTAAATTTTTCCAACTTGTCTTCTCTACAATCTTAATATTTAGCTAATATGGCACAACACAAAACTAGCGCAGATTTTTGCgttacaggaaaaaaccccaccatacTAAACTGAGAAGCTGTCTAGGCAACAAATAAGATTAAAACAAGCCAAACCCAAACCTGCTGCTATCCTAAAATAATGGAATGAACCTAAATCAGCCATAACATTGTCCTTTAGATTTACGGTTAAGTGTCCACAACTAAGTATTGCAGTATACACAAGATCTTAAGTATTGACACCCCCGCCCCCTTTCCTTACAAAGGGCTTGTTTGTTATTTCCACTTCTACTCCAAATTACACTGCATATCTGAGATGCAAACCGTTTACTATCACAAAGCATCCTTTTTGTGCACTACAATGCAATTCCAGGAATTTGTAGGTTCCTGGTAATTGGTGGGTGGCTGCAAACACTATAAAACCAACTTGTGTGAAGTTTATTGCAGTGACACCAACCTCCCTAACAAGCAAAGGCAGTGTCTTTCCAGACAGCTCTTATCTGCACACAAGCCAACCGGACAGCTAAACAATGGACTCAGTGTACACACCGTGCTGCTCTATAGGTCAGATGCCACTGCAGGCCACCGTTTAGGCTGGTAATAAATACACAGGTAGGTAATTCTCCACGTAAAAGCTGCCAGGGAGAGGTAAACCCTGATGGTGCATCTTAAGTTCTGTATTTACCTCATTGTCGTGGGGTGGCAGCTGATAAAGAAGTTGTTTAATTCGGTGTTTCTCTCCAGGGCTGTTAACGTAAGGGACCTTCTCCTCCGGCAAGCAGGCAAAATACAGCTGGACCTGACCAGGAGGAACACAGAGTTCAGACCGAGGGACACACATCACCCGAGCGCTGCAAGTGTCCTTCAGCTACTGTTTTATCTCAGGTCTCGTTTATGAAGGAAGGAGGTTATGCTACATTAGACCTGTGAcagggtttgtgctgaaaatacgTGACCCAGATGAACCAGCTCAGCAAACCTGAATTGTCTCTGATAAAACTAGCACCCAGCTGCTGAATTGCTTTTCTGGAATGCAATTTGCAGTGACAATTAGGGGGGTATCATAAATTATGCACATTTAATGTTCTCATTATTCCCACCCCCTTCAGGGCTGGTCAACAACCCTGTGGAAATTCCAAGTTTCCCTCTGCAATTTACCACACAAGGCATGAAGCCTTCCAGAAAACAGCCACTAtataaacaaatttaatttgttcTCTGCATTTTACACATTGTTGAgacaaaagctgttttctagTCTCCTGCTGATCAGGATCACCCCAAAGCATCAGCTTTCATTGCTTCCATGTGGGCTTTGgtaaaaaagtggaaacatcCTTCCCTTGGGAGAAGGCTGGATCCAGACACATTTCAATCAGATGCAAATTAACTACAAAATTTTCAGGGGCTGCATGTTTTTGATAAAGAAATCAATATTACGTGTACACACTTATCAATCttcgctttttttttcccctcttctttttttcagaagaaaattatgacAGGAAAGCTGTAATGAACACTATGACAAAGCCCaatggcaaaaaatatttttgtggaacAGCTACagatttattgtttttcctATGCAGTTTCCAGCTTGTCACGAGGCCTGGGGCTGTAAATAAGAGCTGACTATTGGCAAAAATATTACTTGCCATCCAGATTTAAATAATGCTCAGGTCAACAGCTTATTACTGTGCaagacagatgaaaaagaagCAGTAATCAGTCACTTGAGTCAGGAAGCAATCAAAATTATATGGGAAAGGTTGTAGGAAACATGACTTGGTCTTCATTTAACCAACATTTAAACATCAGAAGTCTACTGTAAGTCCACTTACTACTGACTGTATTTCGAGAAGCTGCAAGAAAAGATAACAACACGCAGTAAGAAATGAAGCTTTAGAGATACTTTATGCCCTTTTCTCAAGTTTATTGCACTGTTCTCAAAATAAGTCattcttcatggaaaaaaaaatctttagtgaGTTTGAGCTAGCTGGATTATGAGGATATTTTAGGGCATTTAATTGTTCTGGCAGAATGTTAGCTTGCTGTTTGCCTTAAGGTCTGATTTATCAGGATTCTCATATATGCTTAAGTAAGTGATAAAAAGAGTTTCCCTAAAAATAGCCCATTATTTGCCATTCCTGCTGACTTGCTGCTTTATTCATGATTAAGAAAATCTCTGCATAGCAGAAAGGAGACATCTTTTGCACCGTTTTAACTATGGAGTGTATTAGCTTGCCAGCTGAAGGAGGATTGCTCTGCCTCCATGAACAAACGTTACAAAGCCACTCTACCCCTTTCACACTAAAGTCTGAGTTCTGGGTATTACCAAGTACACAGCTTCAGCACAGCTGCAATATCATCAAGTAAATGAATACCATGAGAGGTTCATTCTGATCTCCTGTAGCAACTTGCTCATCaataatttaacttttatttcctcTACCATTATGTTATACAAGAtaaaggagagaggggaaggaacaGCTCAACCAACCCACAAATGCCAGCTCCAGAGATCACACAAGAGAAATTGTGGCATGAACAAATGGCAGGCATACAACTATTTAAACAAGCGTAAAATACATTACTACTTGTCCCAGTGATAGAACACTTTTCTTTATGTGTGCTGTAATAACATACGCGTTCTAGATTTTAAATGCCTAATTATTTAAAGAGTTGTACAAGTGCAGTGAAGTACTGGCCAAGTTGCACAATGCCACGAGGTATGCCATGAGCTTTAATTTAACCTAATAActtatttcaaagagaaagcaaaattctgTACTGCTTTTAGACTTTACGATACATACCTCTATGgcaaatatttattgaaaaatctTGATTGGGAACTTTTTTTTGGAACATAAAACTCCTTGGTGTTGAGGATTTTAAGCCCCCTAAACACAGCCTCGTTGgaataggaaacaaaacaagaagtgAAGAGTTCTAGACAAATTTAAGTTTTATACATTGTAAGAATTTAGTTAGACTTGTAGAGGCAGCCTATCACTCCCTTACACAGTCCTTACaaggcttatttttaaaatgcagaagcacAGTTGGTACCTGCTCTGGTCTGAGGCCTGGGGGGACCCAGGCATATTCTTCCAAGGCACAGCCAGAGTCATCATCAGACGTTGAGCTTCGCTGACACCCGAAAACAAGATTGTtggctttgggctccatctccaATGGCATAAGTGTGAAGCgttaaatatttcagctgcagcTCATCAAGGATTGATCTGGAGGAAGAGATTAACAGAGCTTGAATAAATTGGAACATGCAATAACTAATTATCAGTGTAAATGATCTTGCAACAGTTTAGTATTCCTTATGTTGCCCAGAACAATAAATGATTGAAGCGTCATTACAACTCGCTACAAGCAATTCAAAAGTGCTTAAAAGagttatgaaaattaaattactcaagaaaaagcaaactagACACACACTACCATGTTTGGCAACCACAATGTATTTCAATATTAACACTTCTCGTCGTTTACACTTCTGCTTGTTTCACATCACTGGTTATATGTAGGTGTATCTAGGAGAGACTCATTGAGCAGATACTAACAAAAGGAATGACACAAGCTCTTCCTGAAGTCATCACTACCACCAATCTAGTAACACAAAAGACATGACAACCACTTGTCAAAAACTAAAGAAATTGTTGGGGAAAGAGGGTTGTGCAAGTAGCATCCTGTTTTTCTCAAAGTAGGCACAGAGCAGTGAGCGTCTGCTGGATTCCTCCGAGAACTTTGTTTTAGCTGTATCGGAGCGGAAGGGCGTTGGTCCAGTTAAATATCTGAGATCCAATTATGCCAGATTAGACTCTGTAAAATACATCATGATTGTTCTGTTAATTTAAAACCCTACAGGGAGATGCTTCTGTTGATTCATGAAGCCTGCAAAGCTTAGTATCAGTGGGACCATTCTAGGTTAAAACTGGCAAAGGTGGCTCTCACCAACATCCATAGCATTCTGCAGTAAAAAGCTTATTAAGATAAGTATCTTACACTAATTCTAGCAGAAGTTTTTAGGAAATTCAGACCAggaatttcagtgaaatacagaTAACCAAAAGCAGAGAGGATGTATCCTACCATGACAGACATCCTGACCGCTGGGAGGATGTCTGTCTAAAAACAAGCTTGCTTTTACAGTACAGCATTACGCATGAGCTGTGCCTTCCCTGTTTTAGGCAATTCTTTCACCCATTCATCTAAACACAGATGAGATTTTGTCAGTGCTAGATCTGAGCTATAAAAAATTTTAATCATCTCCTTGACATATAACATTTCTGGTGCGtcaaaaaaacagagcaatcTAAAATCTTCTGGTGGGTCCCACATTACATTTCCAGTCTCATCACCACCATATTAGAGAAAATAAGCTGCTCCTAGATCACAGGTGGAAGAAAGATTTAAGACCATGTACTTGAGCATCCTGCTAGTTACTCAATGGGAGTTTCTCCTCCTTCAAACGAGAGGTACTGGTTAGCGCCAGGCTCTGTTGATTCAGTACGTAAACCCAAACCAGCTCCACAAAAAGTGGCCACATGCATCCAAAGCTACAAACTCGGAGAAATGACAATATTCAGTATTACATAGTCAATCTACCCCCATTTTCAATACATCTATACATTCCCACACCCAATAAAAAGAGATGAGATTACTTAACTCTTCCTCTGGGCTAGCGCTCAAAAAAATTAACTTGTTAACTTTACTCTAAAAACTTCTGGTTTGAAAACACATGCACTATTTTTGGTGCACTGCTAAGATGCCAACACATAGCTGCACTGTTATAAAAAgattcatttaatattttattgggCAAGCAAACCTGCCAACCTCCCCTCTGAGAACAGGCTATTTCTACAAAGCTTGTGAGCTGTCAGGCaagtttctgaatttttactCTAGCTGAACAACAGAAGATTAGCAAAACAGCTTCCGAGCTTAGCATCACCATATTACACCTTCCTCTCAGCTTCCAAGCTTAGCATCACCATATTACATCTTCCTCTGTCAAGGAAAGTGAGTAAAACCAAACTAAACCCTAAAAGCTCAATcctatatatttaaaattgaaagacAGACATCCTGATACATGCTACGTCCcttgaattaatttccttcagaaacaaatGGTAAGACAAGTGATATAAAACTGTTTCCCCTCTCCAGATGCTAGTGGAAATGAAGTCAGGCATCAGgtatgtttttgttattgctcaTATAAAACTGGGGTGCTAGGAAGGAGGGACAGAAGAAACCTGTGATGCAGTTAAGAACTCGTTCTagcaaaaaaaggcaacagtGCAGAGTGTTGCAGTCGGATAGGGATGCTCAAGCTGGCAGCTTGTGTCCTGCATCATCTATACccaaataattcttaaatataaGATTAAGATGAGTATCACTGAGAAGCCCAGGTCCTTCCAAGATGATCCTAGCAGTAGATGAACTGTTTTACAATTTCCCTTCAGAAAGGGGTAGATATCTGGTTTACAATAATGTGCCGCTCACTGACACCTAAGCTGCTATTTCCAACTCTTAAGGCATTGCAACACGAGAACCTATGTTGGTCAAATTATCACTTTTCAAGAACTGACTCCTGCCTAATAACCCAGGAACAGGAGTCACTAGGTGAAACGTCTTTGCCAACATTTCATTAGGCAACCTGACCTCAACCGCACAGCAGGAAGCAGATCTGAAATGTAATTTAGGTGAAGAGACAGGTTCAGCTCTGCTGGTCCCTGGGCAGTGGAGCAGGGTGTACCCCAGCCCATTCACACAACACCCAACACTCATAAGCACACAGGTAATTGAGTAATTGCTTCATATTGATTGTTCAAAAACCTCTCTCCTTAAGTTCAAAACCTAACTCTCTGACTTACTTTCTTCTCTTGAAAGAcaaggaaacaaaccaaaatctGAATGTGTGAAGACTTGCTAACTTTTCTGAGGACTGTTGAACACTAAAGCTACATGCCTCTTCCATGTGGCAAAAAGCAACACTGGGTAATGCTGGGATTTCAAGTATAGCAAAGGTACGTAAGTGCATACTAATTCCAACAGAAGACAAGGCATTGGGTACGAGAAAGACCACGCTGCTTTTCCACACGGACTGATCCTGCCTGGGTCACCCTTGACCCATCCATTTCAGACAGCACGCGCTCCAGCTCCAACAAGAGTAAACCACAGACCCACAGGCCCATTTTCCTAATGATACAGGACAGATTGAAAGCATGGCTGGtggagaacaaaggaaaaatacaccTCACCTCCAACTGTAAAATGCAACTTTACAGTCAGAGTGCTCCTCCCCAGATAAGGCAATTGGAAATGTTTAAAGCAGGGTTCATAAATCTCAATGAACCGAGATCACTCAAAGGACAGCAttcactttaaaagaaaaacgcTACCATAGAGCTAATGTTAAGCCAGCTATAAAATGACTGACAGTACACCATATATCAATATGGCCATGTCACAAATACTGTGCTGTTGCTGAGAGTGAGGTTTCTAAACCAGCCCAGCTTAACAGCAGGCTATCCGCACAACTATTTTAGCAATTGCTTGTTTAGGagttctccttcctctcctgctcaAGTGTaatttggtttgcattttaaaacGACAGGGTTcttcctccccgccccccaACCGCACTCATCCTTCAAAGTGATCTGTTTAAAATGATTACATCCTAAGGAGGATTCAAATGAATATaaacaacagctgaaaaaataaatgctttccaAGGGATGAGTAGAAAGGTGGTCTTTTTACTCCTGCCATGACATctacaaaacacagcaaggatgttttgttttgctttcttaaagtTTGCGGAACATTTTGAGGTTTTAGCTCTGTTCAAATAGTACCTCTCAAAAAAAGCTTCATAGCCTCCAAGGACGTATTTCACTGGCAGCTTGACAACTATGAATAACATAATTGAATTAAACAGCTAAATTtgattcaaaaagaaaagcaattaatgtttttttttttttccacggaTGTATTAAAACAACCATATTATGACAAAGTTCTTAGAAGTGAAGACAAACTACACTCCTAATTACAAACCCATGTGTACATAAAATATTAGGATATCAAACTTAGAGCAAAGCTATTGCTGAACCCTGTATGAAGGTTATCCCTGTGCTAGGATTTCCAGCTCACTGATTATGTTCACCCCTGACCAGATAGAAGAGGTCATGATTTGTGAGCACAGTTAGACAAACATCTCCTTGCCCATCCCCTGCTGTTTTACTCTGTCCTGCAGGGCAAATTGTTTAACAACTTTTTTGTTAGAAGGCTTGTTAACAAGGCTATAGGGGATACAAGATGCATATCACATGCATCCATTCACAATGAAGGCTCAACGAGTTAAGATTAGCATGGCCAGCCCATTCACCTGCTTATTTAATCCCTGGTGCACGATAACTACATTAGAAGAGGAAGGGTGTAATACAGTAGCAATAAGCCACAATAAAATAACTATTACGTATTACACAAGTGATCATTCCCTAGCTACAGGACAAGTAACACGTTTACAGACAACTCTATAGCTCTGTACTTGGGAAATCTGGATCCAGAGCTGATGAGCAGAATTTGTATCAGCACTAGGACACAGCAACTTCTTCAGCTTTCGGGTCCTTTGAATAACTCTACTATTCAGAGCAGTAGGGAAGGAATGAAGACTGTATACTTGTTCATTCAACATCATTTAGATGGACCCTGTAAGTAAgaacttttttgccttttgttagCCAATATACAAGGACTGACAGAAGAGTTAACTGCTTTCCTCCTCTAACATGCTAGCGCAAAGACCAATTTTCCAACTGGAAGTCAAACGATCTGTCTCAGGGTACGTTCTTTTGACGAGCCATACTGCAAAGACAGGCTACCTGCATTAACAAAGGGAGGAAGCAGCGTGACAAAGCATCTCCCCACGCCAACACATCTGATTTGGATGTATTATGCTTGGCGCTGCATAGTGCAGATGGAAATACAAGCGCACGCTGCAGTTAGGCAAGAACCAAACCTCTAGCTGAGGAAGCGGCATTCTCACGGATGCTTCCCCCTCTCCTTAAGAGGGTGTAcagatttagaaagaaagaaatcttgcCTTTTACAGTctcccattgattttttttaaattctattttaaacagCAGTCAGACTTTACTCCAATGTACACATATACTCAGGTTTCACCCCGTCACCTGTTGGCTCCCGAACAACACCCTTCTTTGTTAGGGCTCACAGCCCTCATTTGAGACAAGTTTCCAGAGAAAACACTTCAAGAAAGTGTTCAATAAGTCACAAGACTGGAGTTCTAAAAACAAAATTCCGCGCATAGCCCGGTTTATTCTGACAGACACGCTGAGCCATACGCGCTCATCTCGGAGGAGCCGGGACGATGCCTTCTTCAGCAGGCAGAGCTCTCTAAAGGATAGGTGGAGGTTTTCCCGTCCTGTCCAAGTTTCAAGGACGTTGGGGCGGGTCGgaggcccccccagccccccacgtccccccgtTCCGGCCT
This sequence is a window from Balearica regulorum gibbericeps isolate bBalReg1 chromosome 1, bBalReg1.pri, whole genome shotgun sequence. Protein-coding genes within it:
- the PRICKLE1 gene encoding prickle-like protein 1 encodes the protein MPLEMEPKANNLVFGCQRSSTSDDDSGCALEEYAWVPPGLRPEQVQLYFACLPEEKVPYVNSPGEKHRIKQLLYQLPPHDNEVRYCQSLSEEEKKELQMFSSQRKKEALGRGTIKLLSRAVMHAVCEQCGTKVNGGEVAVFASRAGPGVCWHPSCFVCFTCNELLVDLIYFYQDGKIHCGRHHAELLKPRCSACDEIIFADECTEAEGRHWHMKHFCCLECETILGGQRYIMKDGRPFCCNCFESLYAEYCETCGEHIGVDHAQMTYDGQHWHATETCFSCAQCKTSLLGCPFLPKQGQIYCSKTCSLGEDVHASDSSDSAFQSARSRDSRRSVRMGKSSRSADQCRQSLLLSPALNYKFPGLSGNADDTLSRKLDDLSLSREEASFVNEDFWKGRVEQEMPEDPEEWAEHEDYMTQLLLKFGDKSLFQQPAEVDIRSSEHWISDSMVKSKLDLKKNNPSLASKKYQSDMYWAQSQDGLGDSAYGSHPGPASSRKIQELDMEHGASGYKHDQTPWYGGSLECLSDLKQQEQSVRDSMDSLALSNITGASMDGEGKPRPSLYSLQTFQELEVEDCEKMSNMGTLNSSMLHRSTESLKSLSSELCQEKVLPEEKPVHMPVLRRSKSQSRPQQVKFSDDVIDNGSYENVEIRQPPMSERTRRRVYHFEERGNRPSHHRRRSRKSRSDNALNLAAERRCSPRERFRYYSPQDHEKFIQNRSSREIRAYIQNAELYGQYAHTRSDYALRNQVADKFFGLYGEEDDSWCSTSSSSSDSEEEGYFLGQPIPQPRSLRYPYYTDDLSGPTTALSSSQFGQRTTKSKKKRGHKGKNCIIS